DNA from Scheffersomyces stipitis CBS 6054 chromosome 1, whole genome shotgun sequence:
CGTCACCTAAGTAAAAGATTTGACGATTTGGGTGACCACCAAACCATTAATTGTTGGCGAAGTTCTTATTTCCACTGTTCTTTTGTGATTCAGTGTAattttggttctttttGTATCCATGTGTATGacttttcttattttgaagatgtttATCCGACGAATTCAGAGGCATATCAATAAAATTTGAATCGGATCTCATTTTAAGAAATGTATGTCTGAGTGGAGCTGCAACCTTTGATGAATCATTTTTAAAAGCTTGGTATTGTTCATTTAGTTGTCTACCTAAAGCTTTGACATTTGATTCGTTACTGTTGTTGACATATATGAAGTAGGCAATAGCATCGCGGGAGTTTAATGTTTTTAAGAACTGGGTAATCTGACGATCGGTAACGGAAGTTATACGTACAAGATGATTCTCAATATCTGAAGTATTGGTGAGTCTTTCGATCTTTTtaaacttcttgatataTTCAATGATCTGTGCTGAACAATCATTACCATCGTGAGTTTCGATGTATCCgatgattttcttcaatgtaaCATTTCCAGCTTCGTTTTCAAAAGCTGTTGCTGTGTTTTCGCTTAGGATACTTGCTATATTTTCGGCCACTAATTTATAGAAGTATACCTTATTGGCTGTACTATGACCGTCAAGAAAAACCGTGTCTGTTGAGGTTGATTTGAGGTTAAAGTCATTCAATACGATCTCCTTTAATGGCGGAATCCGAGTGTAGACGCGTTTGAGTGTGGTCTTATACTTGGCTATAGTCTCAGGGCTTGTATCCAATTCTGGcaacttttgaagttggtcttCATATTTATCAATTAGTCTCCATACCGACCttctaatttcttctttagaaTTCGAAGTACTATATCCCTTACCTCTTTCAAGGGTCTCGGATATAGGAGTGTTAATATTTTCCAGCAGGTCTTCGTCAGAATCCAGCGATGACTCCGAATCTGATTGGGACTCTGATCCATTACCAGCATTTGTAGCATCAGCCTTTTCCTTACCCTTTGGTTCCTTGTTTGGAACTTCTCCGAGATTAAGCTTGTTAATTAAGTTCGTAAGGTTTTTGTTTACCTCATTGAACCTTTCGTCGATTTCGTTGAATTTTTTATCAAACTCACCCTTCAGGACAGGGACTAATGATTCATCAGTCAAGGCCTTGGGTTCAGTTGGAGATTGACAATCAACGAATTCATTTTCGAACTTGTCGTAAACTTCAGCAGCTAAAGTGGAGGACATTTTTGGGTTGGCTtaaaaatggttgcaattttgacttctaatcTGACGGGAAACCTGTATATGGGTAGGccggttttccttttggacttagaaatggattaatggatatggagTTATATTAATCACTGAAGAACTATTTAAAATCTGTTTAAACTAGAGGGAATCCTCTGggctttatatattcttcatcctcatctcatctctgtaGTTTGTTGcgttattcaacaaaagaaatgtagaatttctgTTTCGGATATTTATCGGATCCAATCCGAGGTTGGTCACCTCGGAAACCATTATTAGAGATCCTGtatcttattttccatcactTTAGACTCCTAAGCTTCAGAAGTAAGTAGGAGCACTGCCTGTAGTTAATTATAACTATTGATCTTTATATTTAAAACTATCAGCTGCTAGCCTTCTGCCACGTTGTGGCGATGTGCTCCTGGACTCAGCCGTAGCGGGATAGCCGTGAGAGAATAGCCGCGGTGTATCCGTGGGAACAAGAGCCATAAGGACGGCTGTTTAAGAGAGTGCAATTAGAGCATTGGTAGCGTAGTATGAAGTATGGCATGGTACAATACGAGGCATGATTATGAGGCTAATTGTGAGGCAGCTGAGAGCCATAAAAAAAGACGTAGCGGTTTAGATCTGTATTGAGCTTGTATAGTGCCTTTCGGTGTGAGAAGATGTATTCAGAAAGTAGTTCATATATAGCCGAATGTGTACCATAGAAAGAGAGTACAAGAAATAGTTGAAGCCTATAATTGACACGGTTGTGCCCATTTGCTGCTCTTTCTCCGAAGCTACTTTTCAGCAGCTCTACGGCAAACTGTTAAAACGAGGCTTCGACCGTTCAGCTGTGTCAAAGCATCCAAGGCTTCACACAACAGATATTATTAGAAGTACCCGCAAGCGTAACCTTTTCTGTTAGGGCACTAGGGAGCGCCAGTAGGGGGGCTCTTTCCGAAGACACTCTCAAACTGTTATACTTTCACTCAAATTAACCCACATGATTTGCACGTTTTACTCTCAGTATACGCTAGGTATAGCAAAGCGAGAAATTCCTGAATCTACATGTTTCAGGACCTATAACATATCGTCGATGCTTGTCTATGCAATATTCATTACTCTATTATACAAATAACTATGTGCTACAACTCTCTACTTGAGGATGGAGTTCAACGTATCCACATCGAACATGTTACTTCCAGACTGCAATGCCTTGGCCAACGTCACCAAAGACTTATCCGTGAAATCCGgtttctttctcaactcGTCTAAGTCGTTGCCGAACTCGCCAGccatcaatttcaaatacTCATTGTTGAGCTCCTTTCTGTCTTTTGTCAAAGCCTGTTGAATCTGTTCGGCGTTGGCTATAGTCTTCGGATTTGTAGTCAAGTTGCTCAAAGGTGTAGATGTGAGTTTAATATGCTGAAGATCTTTGGTTTGTTCGAGACTCAACTTCTCAGGAACAAGTTTCCCATTCAGCCCTTGTTCTGTGTCAGACTCTatatcaatttcttctatgTTTATGTTTTCCTTGGGAAGCTCATCTTCAGCCTCTTCTATGTGATTTTGAGTcagttgttcttgttcagaGTCAGAAGACGACGAGTCGGAGTCTGACGAAAAGTCCtctgttcttctcttctttctccttctgttgttcttcttcgctCCAGCTGTCGGTGGTGCCATTATATCCTATTGTTGAATCAAATCTTCTCatattgaattcagatgagctgaaaaattaacTGTTCCTAACGTTTTTTCACGGAAAAATGCTTATATGCCGGACTCTGATCTTGCTGATCAATGATAGTACATTTTTGCCGAGAAATGGTTGTATAGTGTAGTGGTTATCACTTTCGGTTTTGATCCGGACAACCCCGGTTCGAATCCGGGTACGACCTTTTTTTAAGTTAGTATTTTTATCGCATCTTATACTCACGTGATCGATCTATTTTTTTCTTATGATGAGCTTGGGGGATTTTTCATTAATCTGTAATAAAGTTATTTAACAGTTGTTTCTAGTTTGTAACTATTTTTCAACAGCATTCACAATGATTAGAACTATGTAAGTATCTATTCACGTCTTCTAATCTGTCACTTCAATTTTACTAACATCTTTTCAATAGAAAACCGAAGAACGCTCGTTCCAAAAGAGCTCTCGCTAAGAAAGAAGCTAAGCTTGTAGAGAACACGAAGTCTGCCTTGTTTGTACCAGGCTCGACCGGAAACAAATTCTTGCATGATGCAATGTGTGATTTGATGGCCTTGAAAAAGCCTGATGCAAAGaagttctccaagaagaacgaaATCAGACCATTTGAAGATGCTGCTGAGTTGGAATTCTttgctgaaaaaaatgATACTTCGCTCATGGTATTCTCGACTCACAACAAAAAGAGACCAAACACCTTAATATTTACCCGTTTCTTCAACCACAAAGTATACGATATGATTGAGTTGTCGATCCAGAACAACCCCAAGTTGTTAcaagacttcaagaagttgaccTTCACTATTGGCTTGAAGCCCATGTTCGTGTTTAATGGCCCAGCCTTTGACAACCACCCTGTATTCATGCATTTGAAGtctttgttcttggatttcTACAGAGGAGAAGAAACTGATTTGCAAGATGTAGCTGGCTTGCAACATATCATTGCCTTGTCAGTGGGCGAAATCGAAGACCTCAACGAAACCAAAAACTTACCATTATTGCATTTCAGAGTGtacaaattgaagacttATAAATCTGGCCAGAAGGTGCCTCGTGTTGAGGTTGACGAGATAGGTCCAAGATTCGACTTCAAGATTGGCAGAAGACAGACTCCTGctccagaagttgagaagGAATCTCTCATGAAACCTAAGCAACTCGTAGccaaggaaaagaagaacgtTTCCACTGACTTCATGGGTGATAAGGTGGCACAAATCCACGTCGGTAAGCAAGACTTGGGCAAGTTGCAGACCAGAAAGATGAAGGGATTGAAGTCTAAGTATGACCAGGACAGTGATTTCGATAACGAAAGTGAAGATTTCGCTGAAGGTGTCGAAAGTGACATCGAATATGATGCTCCTCagccaaagaagcaaaagGTGTAGATTTAGTTTCATCATTGTATATTAAGAATAGCATATAGACATTGACATTGAAAGTTGACGtgtagaaagaaaacaacaacataaaataaagtgaaaagttaTATGACAGATTGCGATAATTTTTGAATTAGCCCTATGGATTTCTACTTCTTATTCTGTTAATGCTTGATCTTCTATGGTCCTCTCCTCCAACGTATGGGTTAGCATCGTtgcattttgcaactagatttttcaatgagATACATCACGTGACTATTTCCAAATCCTTCACTGAGcaaaacaataataacTGAAATATTTCGAAAATTGATATCTTTCTGAAACCTTTTCACCCACTCACTTTTAAATTTCGAGAGTCCATTGATAGCAGCTCCGACATGTCTTTGAACGGTGGTATATTCCGAGCCCGTAAGCGTCCCAATACGGCTGTTTCGGTGTCGGAAGTTTCTACCACTACTATCTCCACCTCTAGTGGGTTCCCTTCTACAAAATCGGCACGAGAGTTGACCAAAAACACGAAGTACTGTGTTTCCAAGCTTCCTGCAGTTCCATCTGTGTTAGAGCCGACTTCTTCTAGTTCTTCGGAGGTGTTTAATGCTTATTCTGATCATGAATCTAACTACTCTCTTGTAGTTAATGAGAAGACGATCAATGTATGGAGCTATAAATCCACAGATCCTGCTCCTCTTGCCATCCAATTCCCCGTGGAATCACTTGAAAATGAGCTATCGCTATTGCCGTTGGCCATTTTGACCAAGCCGTCAAGCGGAACGAGCCAAGATCCTGGTTTGGCGATTTTATACTCTTCCACAGGTAGAATAAAGTTTTATGAAAGCGTACAACATGCTCCCGCATTGGGTCTTATCAACGACAAGTCGCTTGAATTGACAATCCCAATCAATAGCAAGAAGGGAGAATACATTACTTTGGCCGAAAACGTTGAACCAGCAGGTATCATCGTAGCTACGTCATGGAAGAGATGTGTCTTAATTTCGTTACGAGACTTCAAGAGTAAACCGCATTTGTCGAGCGTGGAATTGTTAGGTCCAAACAGCTCACCTAGATTATTTCTTTCATCTGTATTGTTTGGAAATTCTTCGGGAGCTTCTGAGGACGAAATAGTGAGCATCAAGTCAGGTAAGATAACCAACCATGGTATGACTCAGGAAATTGTCATTCAAGATTCGGCTGGAAATTTCGATTATTTCACCTACCAGATGTTGTCTGCAAACGGTTCGCCTTATATCGACAAAAAGAAGTCGTTTAGATACAATTTGGTATCGGCTGTAGAGAACAGTGTAGATGGATTCTTACCAGGGGCGTCATTGAACTGcaagttcttggacttgtGGCCCCTCTTACTGCAAGAAAACATATATCTTTGCTTATGTGACGTTGATGAATTCAACAGCAATAGTGGAtcgaagaacttgatgcTCTTGACTATCAAGATAGATGCTACGGGAGTATTGCTTTATGGAACTCACAAATTGATGAGATATGAGCCTCAGCAGATAGCTTCCTCTACCAACAAACCCAAAttgtttcttccaagtccGGGAAATACTGCTTTTGTCACTATTGACAATTCAATAATACTCACAGATATAGATACGTCTTACATTCAAAGTCCAACTACATTTTCATACTACAAACCCAGATGGGAAGATGTGATAAGATTGAAGTCCTCGGTGGAAACAATTGGATTTGGCTACGAAAACAAGTCTGCAGACAACTCTAATAAATCCAACCCAGCACTTATCATTATAACCAAGAACTTTGGAGTCTTGAGAATAGAGAgattttcagaagaagatgataaATCAGAAAGCAAGGATCCTACAGATCCACTTTCCATCGTGAAGTCACATATTGAGCAGGCTATCTTCTACGCGAAGTCTCCTGAAATTGAATTCGACATCTATAGAGAAGTTCCTCAGAGTGTCGTATTGCTAGCAATTGAAAGTGTCGTCACCGAAATTATCAACTCGACGTCACCATATCTACCAGCTTTTTTGCCTTCTATTTCAGAGATGTTGTTACAGAAGTCAAAATTATACCAAGAGTTGATTACTTTTTCCAACAGGAACTTCACAGGTATCAGTTCCAAAATAATACCCAAAATAGTGGaatttttggaaaaggTAGAGGCAGCATTAAACTTGTGGTTGTACATTGATGAGCAACAAGATCCGGAATTGAGGAAGGTATTGGAGGCTGTAGTTTTAGAATCCAATACTATCTCCTTGTCAGAAAACGATGAAGTTTTGAGAACCTTCTTCAGTAAAGGTGTACAGAATATAAACCCTGTTTTCACAAACTTAACTGAACGTTTGGTTGATAACGGAAACTCAACTTCAAACATTGTCGATCTCATTGTTAAAGTTTTGTATAATGGTGTCTACCAAATCGAGGCCAAGTACTTGTTGAACCATCTGGAATATCCAGTAATAAAGTCGTGGATTTATGACACTGACTTAGTTgtcagaattgaagatattttTACCAGTGAATATTGCAAGGATGTCATATTAACTCAGCAACGTCAAGCCAACCTTATCAAGTTTGTGGAAGTCTTATACTATTTTGTCACAATTGCAATCAGATACATGCAACGTTATGATCAACATAGTGAGAGTCTCAGTGATTACTCGAAATGGTACAAATCTAGAAGACATGCCTGGATAAATGttctcttgaagaatgcaTTGGTAGATGATGCTCTTTCTGTAGCAGAGAGCTACAGAGACTTTTCGTCTGTGGCATTTATCTTGGATAccgaaaaagaaaagggAGATAATGAAGAGGACATCAATTCCAAGTATGGATACTATTTCGATACATACGGTTATGAATTCGCCTCTAGTTTGTATGACTactatttgaagaatgatAAAATTCAACCACTTTTGTTGGGATTCACAAACTACAAGAACTATCTCGACCAGTATTTGGAAAAGGGAACCATCAAGACATCATCAGTAGCATGGATACGCTATTTGTTGGATCTGGAATTTTCCAAGGCTTCTGATTCTCTCACTAGGGCTGCTACCCACAAAGTAGatgagaatattgaaaatagaGAATTCAAGTATTCTCTTGCAAAGCTTGCTACAATTGCAGCAAGCAACGGTTCTGGCAATTCCAGAGCCACTCAGGAAAAACTTCAGCTAGCagaaaacaacttgattgcaattagaagtcaaagagCACTCTTCAAGGCTTTGGTTGGCGAAGAGCAATTCAAGGTTCTTACTTACGACTTCGCCAAGCGCTTTTATACAAACGCATCTGTGGAAAACGAAACCAAAGATAGGATTCTCGAAGGCTCTTTCACACAATTAGTGGAAAACAGGCCTATCTCGAACTcagacttgatcaactggTTGACGTTATTGAAGCCATCGGCACTTGACAACAATAATTTCACTCTTGCACTCAAGGTTGCTTCTGTCGAAGTAAATGAATCGAGATACCAGTACCTTATCAAATTGATTTGGCTAAGGTTGTTAGTTATTGGTGACGACTGGAGTCTGTTGCACAAGGACTTGATATCCAGCTCCGATTCTCAATCGAAGCagaagataagaaaaaCTGTATTGTTCCATActcttgtagaaattgGCTTGGATGCCAAATTAGTTGAACAAATGCATACCTTGTTGAGGAAAGGTCAGATTGATGATGAGATCGAAGATGATATTAATGTCAGAGAACATACTAGCTTGTTGTTGGCAAAATTAACTGATTACCGCGAGGAATACAATTTCCAATCGTGGGTTGAATCCGTACAACAGGAAGTGAAGAACTCGTCAAATCATCAATATTAAAAGTTGTATATTACAGAATTAGATTACGTTAATAAACTGGCATTTCATTACTTATTTTACATTTTCATCACACTAGTGTGCTTTAGTAGTAGTGTAGCATATCTCAATAGTATGTTACAACACTGTGCATAGTGTAGCAGTAGTACAGGTAATAAAGCATATATTACTGTTGCAAAATAAACACTGTGGGTAGTGTTTACTGATATGGTACATTGAGTTGTGTTCTCATTCGTTGCCTGACTCCAGGAATAGTTGGACTTGAGATCCTTCGGTGCTTGCTCTGTCATCGGACGCTATTCCGGCTGCTATTTGTGAACTTCCTTCTTCGTTGTCTTCAGTAGTCTCGTCGTCTCTGTCTAGTTTTATTCTGACAAGAGGTTCTGGAAACGGAGTGTCAGTTGTATAGTCTTTGTCGGAATATTTCATCAATCCAATTGACGCCAACGAAATCGACTTTATCACATTCTGCCAGTTGGCAAGAATCAACGCCACGCCCTCTGCTCCGCCCTTCATGGTCTCTAGGTTGTTTCCTATGGATTCCAAATATGAGGCTAGTTCGCCTGTTAGTTCTCGAAACTCCTGCAATCGAGCTAGATCTGCTTTTTTTTCTGCTATTTTCTGGTGATAGATATTCTTCAGCATCGTGATCAAGTATAAGGAATAGGCGAGAATGTGAAGATATGAGTAGTTGTATGGGATAATGTAGTTGTGAGGAAAGTTACACGTCTAGTgtcatatatatatataaatgGATCCAAATGAGAATATGATAATGTTTTCTATTGATTCGACAACCAATTGGCTCCGTCTATACCCCTGTattcaaagttgaaaatggcAACCCCTTAGAATTTGTatacgaagaagaaaagatttACCACGGTAAAAGTAAATAAAAGTATTTCATTCTGTGTATTTTGTACTGCGCGAGTCGCATTTCAAAGCCCAAATCGAAAATATGATAACAAAATCTCGATCTGATATCACGTGACATCTCTCTGTTTGTTTATGTTTATGTTCAAGTATTTTCAACCTTCAAGCAACTTCAgttcttcactttctttaTCTATATccatcaagaaaagaatggCGCGAAAGTCTATAGACTTTTCGCAGTCCTTGCTCAAATTCCAGGCTGCGCGGCGATCTGGAGTTTCTACTACGGAATCCGCATCTACAGACAAAGCGCCAATATCAGAAACATCTAGTaattcaacatcaacaaattcaacaaattcaacaaatccaAAATTGACACCAAATCCAACGATATATTCAATATCGACTAAACCACCAAATCACAACAGGGCTAAATTGACGAGCACTGTAGATTTACTCAATGCATTTAGTCCCAGATCTACTGCTTCcccagaagttgaagatatcgaGTCTCTCAAAACAAAGTATGCCATTCAGAACCGGTCGCTTGCCAAATCGAACTCAGCACTCACATCTAAAGTGTCGGACTTAGAGTCCCGTGTTAGTGAGCTCATAAACGAGAACATGAGCTTACGGAAGAATCGTTCAGCGAAAGACTTGGAGTCTAAGAAACTATTGCAAGAGAGTCTTGATATGATAGAAGATAAAGTCTTGCTAAAGTTCAACGAAATATTacaattcttgaaaatagTACGAAATATTGAGAATCTTCCTGAGAACCCAAACTTGGATGTGTTGACCGATTTGAGCAGACCATTGACATCGACACCTCTAGAGAGAGAGACCTTTATTTCAACCCCGGAATTAGATTTGACCTTCCTGTCCCGAACAAACAACGTAAACAGTGTAAACAAAACTGCGGAGACGAACTTGGTGAGAGACACTGACATGAGTCCAAATTTAACTGCCAACCAAACTTTTGCAGAACAGTCAGTAACTGATTTCGGCCATAACATTAACAATCATAACATCTCCACTATTCTTGAGGCCAGAGAGCTGGATATCTCTATGGAAGCAGATCCGGAAAAACAAAGCTTGATGGTAGAATCTAATCTGGAAATACCGAAGGACACAAAACAAAAGAAGTCTAACGCACCTTCAAGATCCAGATCCAAACCAAAGATTGACACTTTACGCGGCAATGAACGCAAAAACGAGCATTCATTAATCGTAGAAGATCAAAGATCCAGagaaatatcaaaaattGACATTCCTCGCGATAACGAAGAAAAACATGAGAATTTGTTAAACGGTGAAGAGCCAAGAAGATCGAGTCGTAGTAAAAAAGCTGTGAACTACACTCCTCTCCCAATCAGTGCTAAGATGAGAAGAGAGTCTGTCAAGATGATGGACGCTGTAGGAGAAAATGTCTTGATCAACTATGTAGTTCCTAAAATTAAAAAGGAAGACGAAAcaaaggaaagaaagagaaaaattCTGTCGACAAAAACACCAGAACCTGATGTTAAGACAAAAAGGCGACCACTAGCCAATATTACTAATGTCTCACGTCAACTGGCAAGGTCCGATAAGGAAAAGATTGTTAAATCCAACGAAATTGCAGAATCAGACTTGTCTGTATTTGACTTCGAAGACGACAAACCACGGCCGACAAATGTATACGGTCGCAGAACTGTTCGCGGAAGAAGGCATACGTTGCTCATGTAGAATTTACATTAGTTATGAATTATTGGTTGGTTATAATATACATTTATTGGTTATAATATACAAACAGAAGTTCAGGAGGTAAAGATTAAGAACATTAGACactcattttcatcttgatGGGAGGATAAGGCTCGTAGCCAACGATCTCAAAGTCTTCGAACCTAAAGTCGTCTATGGATGTGATTTTGtcctttctttcttcttttatcAACAACTTAGGGAAGTCCTTAGGGGTTCTCGTTAACTGTTCCTTGATTGCATCTATGTGGTCCAAGTATACATGAGCATCACCCAAAGTGTGTATGAACTCACCGCAGTCCATATCAACAATATGGGCAatcatcttcgtcaaaaGAGCATAAGAAGCGATGTTGAACGGAACACCCAAGCCCATGTCACATGATCTTTGATACAACAAACAGCTCAACTTGGGTCTGGTTTCTGCTTTAGCCTGTTTACTAGTGTTAGATTCTGGATTGGTAGAAGGAAAgctgacgaagaattgacAGAAAACGTGACATGGAGGAAGAGCCATTTTGGCAAAGTCTGGTGGGTTCCAGGCTGACATTATGATTCTTCTGTCGTAGGGGtttgtcttcaactttttgaTGACATCAGCAAGTTGGTCGTAGCCTTGGCCAGTGTAGTCGGCATCGCAGTCTTTGTACTCTGCTCCAAAGTGTCTCCATTGGAATCCATACACGGGACCCAAGTCGCCTTCTCTTCTATGAGTCAACCccaagttgtccaagaacTCACGGGATCCATTGCCTTCCCAGATCTTGACGCCTTTTTCACTGAGCAACTTGGCATCCGTAGATCCGGCTACAAACCACAAGAGCTCATGGATGATCCCACGCGAAAACACCTTTTTGGTGGTGAGAAGTGGGAAGGTATCGTTGGACAAATCGAATCTTAACTGTGGAGGTGCGAAAAGTGATTTGGTGCCTGTTCCAGTTCGATCGGGACGGAACTCTCCTTCGTTGATGATCTTTTCACAGAGATCGAGATACGCCTGTTCGGCAGTATTTGGCAAGACAGTCATTGTAGAAGTATTGTGGTGGTGTAAATTCGTGGATGAAAAGAACAATGATAAATATTTGTAAATAAAATCATACGGAGACTCGCGCGCGTTTTGAAAAAAAATCGCGTTCATGTCACTTGTACTTTTGTCACTTTTGTGGAGTTGAGAAAGTAATGAGAATGAGTCAATGGACCGCGAAATAGACTAGTGACAAAGCAAGTATGTTTGTATGCTAATGTTGTCTATATGAAGAGTCGAAACCTTGTATTGTCgtatttgaagatttttGAGTTGTATATGGTTGATTTCTCTCTTCTCAGTGCTTTGTCAAACGACTATTGATCCTTCCTCAGTGCTACCAGCACAAAAGTCACAATGCTCGTCAGTTACGTGAGATCGTTGTATCAGGAGTATTCAGATCATCATATATAAAACTTCATACTTGTTTTCTCCCGTTTGTATTTTTTGTAGAAATGCCTatattcaactttttcgcaacaattcttcatttttcgcaactCTCGCTTTATTTATTACTATACAATTGACATTATCCCTATATTATCTGAAACCACGAGAAATACTTGAACCACTTAGGCTCCACTAAAACACACCTGGACTCAGCAATCTTGAGCGGCTTCTCGCCCTTCTTAAAAGGCAAAGTCTCCAAGCTTCCCTCAATGACTACTTTTCTACG
Protein-coding regions in this window:
- the RSA3 gene encoding ribosome assembly protein, coding for MAPPTAGAKKNNRRRKKRRTEDFSSDSDSSSSDSEQEQSTQNHIEEAEDELPKENINIEEIDIESDTEQGSNGKLVPEKLSLEQTKDLQHIKLTSTPLSNLTTNPKTIANAEQIQQALTKDRKELNNEYLKLMAGEFGNDLDELRKKPDFTDKSLVTLAKALQSGSNMFDVDTLNSILK
- the RPF2 gene encoding Ribosome biogenesis protein RPF2, with the translated sequence MIRTIKPKNARSKRALAKKEAKLVENTKSALFVPGSTGNKFLHDAMCDLMALKKPDAKKFSKKNEIRPFEDAAELEFFAEKNDTSLMVFSTHNKKRPNTLIFTRFFNHKVYDMIELSIQNNPKLLQDFKKLTFTIGLKPMFVFNGPAFDNHPVFMHLKSLFLDFYRGEETDLQDVAGLQHIIALSVGEIEDLNETKNLPLLHFRVYKLKTYKSGQKVPRVEVDEIGPRFDFKIGRRQTPAPEVEKESLMKPKQLVAKEKKNVSTDFMGDKVAQIHVGKQDLGKLQTRKMKGLKSKYDQDSDFDNESEDFAEGVESDIEYDAPQPKKQKV
- the NUP133 gene encoding Nuclear pore complex protein involved in poly(A)+ RNA transport, nuclear pore distribution, and possibly in the biogenesis of functional tRNA — protein: MSLNGGIFRARKRPNTAVSVSEVSTTTISTSSGFPSTKSARELTKNTKYCVSKLPAVPSVLEPTSSSSSEVFNAYSDHESNYSLVVNEKTINVWSYKSTDPAPLAIQFPVESLENELSLLPLAILTKPSSGTSQDPGLAILYSSTGRIKFYESVQHAPALGLINDKSLELTIPINSKKGEYITLAENVEPAGIIVATSWKRCVLISLRDFKSKPHLSSVELLGPNSSPRLFLSSVLFGNSSGASEDEIVSIKSGKITNHGMTQEIVIQDSAGNFDYFTYQMLSANGSPYIDKKKSFRYNLVSAVENSVDGFLPGASLNCKFLDLWPLLSQENIYLCLCDVDEFNSNSGSKNLMLLTIKIDATGVLLYGTHKLMRYEPQQIASSTNKPKLFLPSPGNTAFVTIDNSIILTDIDTSYIQSPTTFSYYKPRWEDVIRLKSSVETIGFGYENKSADNSNKSNPALIIITKNFGVLRIERFSEEDDKSESKDPTDPLSIVKSHIEQAIFYAKSPEIEFDIYREVPQSVVLLAIESVVTEIINSTSPYLPAFLPSISEMLLQKSKLYQELITFSNRNFTGISSKIIPKIVEFLEKVEAALNLWLYIDEQQDPELRKVLEAVVLESNTISLSENDEVLRTFFSKGVQNINPVFTNLTERLVDNGNSTSNIVDLIVKVLYNGVYQIEAKYLLNHSEYPVIKSWIYDTDLVVRIEDIFTSEYCKDVILTQQRQANLIKFVEVLYYFVTIAIRYMQRYDQHSESLSDYSKWYKSRRHAWINVLLKNALVDDALSVAESYRDFSSVAFILDTEKEKGDNEEDINSKYGYYFDTYGYEFASSLYDYYLKNDKIQPLLLGFTNYKNYLDQYLEKGTIKTSSVAWIRYLLDSEFSKASDSLTRAATHKVDENIENREFKYSLAKLATIAASNGSGNSRATQEKLQLAENNLIAIRSQRALFKALVGEEQFKVLTYDFAKRFYTNASVENETKDRILEGSFTQLVENRPISNSDLINWLTLLKPSALDNNNFTLALKVASVEVNESRYQYLIKLIWLRLLVIGDDWSSLHKDLISSSDSQSKQKIRKTVLFHTLVEIGLDAKLVEQMHTLLRKGQIDDEIEDDINVREHTSLLLAKLTDYREEYNFQSWVESVQQEVKNSSNHQY
- a CDS encoding predicted protein, whose amino-acid sequence is MSKNIYHQKIAEKKADLARLQEFRELTGELASYLESIGNNLETMKGGAEGVALILANWQNVIKSISLASIGLMKYSDKDYTTDTPFPEPLVRIKLDRDDETTEDNEEGSSQIAAGIASDDRASTEGSQVQLFSESGNE
- a CDS encoding predicted protein, which produces MARKSIDFSQSLLKFQAARRSGVSTTESASTDKAPISETSSNSTSTNSTNSTNPKLTPNPTIYSISTKPPNHNRAKLTSTVDLLNAFSPRSTASPEVEDIESLKTKYAIQNRSLAKSNSALTSKVSDLESRVSELINENMSLRKNRSAKDLESKKLLQESLDMIEDKVLLKFNEILQFLKIVRNIENLPENPNLDVLTDLSRPLTSTPLERETFISTPELDLTFSSRTNNVNSVNKTAETNLVRDTDMSPNLTANQTFAEQSVTDFGHNINNHNISTILEARESDISMEADPEKQSLMVESNSEIPKDTKQKKSNAPSRSRSKPKIDTLRGNERKNEHSLIVEDQRSREISKIDIPRDNEEKHENLLNGEEPRRSSRSKKAVNYTPLPISAKMRRESVKMMDAVGENVLINYVVPKIKKEDETKERKRKISSTKTPEPDVKTKRRPLANITNVSRQSARSDKEKIVKSNEIAESDLSVFDFEDDKPRPTN
- the TMP1 gene encoding Thymidylate synthase (Thymidylate synthase (TS)(TSase)(TYSY)), translated to MTVLPNTAEQAYLDLCEKIINEGEFRPDRTGTGTKSLFAPPQLRFDLSNDTFPLLTTKKVFSRGIIHELLWFVAGSTDAKLLSEKGVKIWEGNGSREFLDNLGLTHRREGDLGPVYGFQWRHFGAEYKDCDADYTGQGYDQLADVIKKLKTNPYDRRIIMSAWNPPDFAKMALPPCHVFCQFFVSFPSTNPESNTSKQAKAETRPKLSCLLYQRSCDMGLGVPFNIASYALLTKMIAHIVDMDCGEFIHTLGDAHVYLDHIDAIKEQLTRTPKDFPKLLIKEERKDKITSIDDFRFEDFEIVGYEPYPPIKMKMSV